Proteins from a genomic interval of Penaeus monodon isolate SGIC_2016 unplaced genomic scaffold, NSTDA_Pmon_1 PmonScaffold_6451, whole genome shotgun sequence:
- the LOC119571474 gene encoding uncharacterized protein LOC119571474, which yields MIEPQKYHKIDLPGRQYVESDLPVVQYDKSDLPELPNILPLYNVKKYVNLKKKTSFPVQIRLNGVVRTYEECFYKFPPGVGIPPEEIEEIPDEYDHWKRAWKVLPDKKFTEEEIKEEIENKIDKICDYFHRYYTGNLTSKELKPKRPRNFFEVYLPTPDQVEFLKKLRIKVNWKLGLVHRYCYEFIYGTSACRAMAAHGIEWRKSTGLSRAEKEVVLSNWIHFQKVSLTIFN from the exons ATGATTGAGCcccaaaaatatcacaaaatagaCTTGCCAGGCAGACAATATGTTGAGTCAGATTTGCCTGTAGTACAATATGATAAGTCAGATTTGCCAGAACTACCTAATATTTTACCTttgtataatgttaaaaaatatgtaaatcttaaaaagaaaacatCTTTTCCAGTACAAATTCGACTCAACGGGGTTGTAAGAACATATGAAGAATGCTTTTATAAGTTTCCTCCAGGAGTTGGAATTCCTCCTGAAGAGATCGAAGAAATTCCTGATGAATATGACCATTGGAAACGTGCATGGAAAGTCCTTCCAGATAAAAAATTtacagaagaagaaataaaagaagaaatagagaataaaatagataagatatgtgATTATTTTCATAGATATTATACTGGAAATCTAACAAGCAAGGAGTTGAAACCAAAGCGACCCAGAAATTTTTTTGAAGTGTATCTACCTACTCCGGACCAAGTAGAG TTTCTAAAAAAATTGCGCATCAAAGTAAATTGGAAACTTGGTTTAGTTCATAGATActgttatgaatttatatacgGGACATCTGCATGCAGAGCAATGGCTGCACATGGAATAGAATGGAGGAAAAGCACTGGATTGTCTAGAGCTGAAAAAGAAGTTGTATTGAGTAACTGGATTCACTTTCAAAAGGTGAGTTTAACTATTTTTAACTAG